Proteins encoded by one window of Modestobacter marinus:
- a CDS encoding TRAFAC clade GTPase domain-containing protein yields MAKKDLVCPRCLESFPVPLVRSPRGGLEPMPVQRRSAWQRFSEGRWGGQPAPGPSSPARAAASDAVDAVPVCPNGHRLPPDYAARPTVVVGVVGLTGASKSTFLTVLIDALHAGALAPLGISVELDEYSADRFERLYHQPLLVEHRQLPVTVPLSVQGESPEPLTLVLRRTAQGGPERAMNVVLFDASGEQLYRKEDLGRFSKFLYEASAVLVVLSPGMFPGLQAVADPGEGALGMARPTQMLVNLADLLRSARGLRPDGYLQGVSTGVILSKADKLLARPDFPADTLRNPEISLGGLPRLFEDVRDNSARLVDFLEANGGSNLLTTLLTRLPDPTVHAVSATGSEAREGAYPSISPVGCLEPLLVLLARHGLLPSEGLDDDAAPRAAGDRLGR; encoded by the coding sequence GTGGCGAAGAAGGACCTCGTCTGCCCCCGCTGCCTGGAGTCGTTCCCGGTGCCGCTGGTGCGCAGTCCCCGCGGCGGGCTCGAGCCGATGCCGGTGCAGCGGCGCTCGGCGTGGCAGCGGTTCAGCGAGGGACGGTGGGGTGGCCAGCCGGCGCCCGGCCCGTCGTCCCCGGCGCGGGCGGCGGCCTCCGACGCGGTCGACGCGGTGCCGGTCTGCCCGAACGGCCACCGCCTGCCGCCGGACTACGCCGCGCGGCCGACCGTCGTCGTCGGCGTCGTGGGGCTCACCGGCGCCTCGAAGAGCACCTTCCTGACGGTGCTGATCGACGCGCTGCACGCGGGGGCGCTCGCGCCGCTGGGCATCTCGGTCGAGCTCGACGAGTACAGCGCCGACCGGTTCGAGCGGCTCTACCACCAGCCGCTGCTGGTCGAGCACCGGCAGCTGCCGGTGACCGTGCCGCTGTCGGTGCAGGGCGAGTCACCGGAACCGCTGACCCTGGTGCTCCGGAGAACGGCGCAGGGCGGGCCGGAGCGGGCGATGAACGTCGTCCTGTTCGACGCCTCCGGGGAGCAGCTGTACCGGAAGGAGGACCTGGGCCGGTTCAGCAAGTTCCTGTACGAGGCCAGCGCGGTGCTCGTCGTCCTCTCCCCCGGCATGTTCCCCGGGCTGCAGGCGGTGGCCGACCCCGGCGAGGGCGCGCTGGGCATGGCGCGGCCCACCCAGATGCTGGTCAACCTGGCCGACCTGCTGCGTTCGGCGCGCGGGCTGCGCCCGGACGGCTACCTGCAGGGCGTCTCCACCGGCGTGATCCTCAGCAAGGCCGACAAGCTGCTCGCCCGACCGGACTTCCCGGCCGACACGCTGCGCAACCCGGAGATCAGCCTCGGCGGACTGCCGCGACTCTTCGAGGACGTGCGGGACAACAGCGCCCGCCTGGTCGACTTCCTGGAGGCCAACGGCGGCAGCAACCTGCTGACCACGTTGCTGACCCGGCTGCCGGACCCGACCGTGCACGCCGTCTCGGCGACCGGGTCGGAAGCGCGCGAGGGCGCGTACCCCTCGATCAGCCCGGTGGGCTGCCTGGAACCGCTGCTGGTGCTGCTGGCCCGGCACGGCCTGCTGCCCAGCGAGGGCCTGGACGACGACGCAGCTCCCCGCGCCGCCGGTGATCGGCTGGGCCGATGA
- a CDS encoding serine/threonine-protein kinase — protein sequence MSDASSPTEGLDDGLGHRRVHPLESSDPLQIGPYRLLCRLPRGGQGADVFVGRKDPDAPLVVIKSLPPDAGELVRRRFAREVENAARIRSPRVAEIVDRDLDAASPYYVQEYVAGTPLDEFLASREGGLNAEELRRIAIGLLRALRDAHAASVVHRDVKPANIIITERDVVLVDFGISRYLGSEGPAGTVTTTLAGLGSKLFASPEQLQGLPLTQASDVFSWGMVVAYAAAARHPVDPDDELRPADYWLELQHGRVDLAAVPPNLLDPVSHALRVAPERRPSIAELAREVEQQTRWLEQPSEIPAPRSALQDLRSVVAVREAVRYQLSRLERAIADTPTGFAAAIGVAVLLGLVTAMVLVGLTYVIV from the coding sequence ATGTCAGATGCCTCGTCCCCGACCGAGGGGCTGGACGACGGGCTCGGTCACCGCCGGGTGCACCCGCTGGAGTCGAGCGACCCACTGCAGATCGGCCCCTACCGGCTGCTGTGCCGGCTGCCGCGCGGCGGTCAGGGCGCCGACGTCTTCGTCGGCCGCAAGGACCCGGACGCCCCGCTGGTGGTGATCAAGAGCCTGCCGCCCGACGCCGGGGAGCTGGTCCGGCGGCGGTTCGCCCGCGAGGTCGAGAACGCCGCCCGCATCCGCAGTCCCCGGGTGGCCGAGATCGTCGACCGGGACCTCGACGCAGCCAGCCCCTACTACGTGCAGGAGTACGTGGCCGGCACCCCGCTGGACGAGTTCCTCGCCTCCCGGGAGGGCGGGCTCAACGCCGAGGAGCTGCGCCGGATCGCCATCGGGCTGCTGCGGGCGCTGCGGGACGCGCACGCGGCCTCGGTGGTGCACCGCGACGTGAAGCCGGCCAACATCATCATCACCGAGCGGGACGTCGTCCTCGTCGACTTCGGCATCAGCCGCTACCTCGGCTCCGAGGGGCCCGCCGGCACGGTCACCACCACGCTGGCCGGTCTCGGCTCGAAGCTGTTCGCCAGCCCCGAGCAGCTGCAGGGGCTGCCGCTGACCCAGGCCAGCGACGTCTTCAGCTGGGGCATGGTGGTCGCCTACGCGGCCGCGGCCCGGCACCCGGTCGACCCGGACGACGAGCTGCGCCCCGCCGACTACTGGCTCGAGCTGCAGCACGGCCGGGTGGACCTCGCCGCCGTCCCGCCCAACCTGCTGGACCCGGTGTCGCACGCCCTGCGGGTCGCGCCGGAGCGCCGGCCGTCGATCGCGGAGCTGGCCCGCGAGGTCGAGCAGCAGACCCGCTGGCTGGAGCAGCCCTCGGAGATCCCCGCCCCCCGGTCGGCGCTGCAGGACCTGCGGTCGGTCGTCGCCGTCCGGGAGGCGGTCCGGTACCAGCTCTCCCGGCTGGAGCGGGCGATCGCCGACACCCCCACCGGCTTCGCGGCCGCGATCGGGGTCGCCGTCCTGCTCGGGCTGGTGACCGCGATGGTCCTCGTCGGCCTCACCTACGTCATCGTCTGA
- a CDS encoding CopG family transcriptional regulator, which produces MTLQTDDELERALTALAEAEGTSRQEVVRRAVLERYERSGHAARVQQSSGRMIEKWGDVLDRLGTV; this is translated from the coding sequence ATGACCCTGCAAACCGACGACGAACTCGAGCGCGCACTCACCGCGCTCGCGGAGGCGGAGGGCACCTCGCGCCAGGAGGTCGTCCGGCGCGCCGTGCTCGAGCGGTACGAGCGGAGCGGCCACGCTGCCCGCGTCCAGCAGAGCTCGGGCCGCATGATCGAGAAGTGGGGCGACGTCCTCGACCGGCTGGGCACGGTGTGA
- a CDS encoding putative bifunctional diguanylate cyclase/phosphodiesterase, translating into MTWSTAPAVATPRMMARVLATFYIAAAIAGLFAVFGPGARAEGRWQIFGMVLLVLVCGTAAFRWGPYWPRRVFHLPVASASALVACVVLISPDPATAVAAAAVLSFVAVDACFFFSLRLAWLHLAFGITAVTAALMAQGDVPVSIALGLDAIIVALGTVVRGLVIRASSASRDPLTGLANRRGFDDGLQELLANAGRTGERLTAALLDLDHFKQINDTAGHEAGDLVLCRIADVWRRELPTGAVLSRHGGDEFALLLPGTTGPDALELVRRIAALHPEIGLSVGLAEHHRDQSAADLMRRADRALYDAKAAGRGRAELEGGPGSELARDLEAALAAGDVEVHYQLIVALADGATVGVEALSRWTHPERGPLPPAEFVAVAEHSGLIATLGAHVLRTACRQLAGVRTPAGEQVTLGVNVSGRELSDPDYAQRVHAVLAETGFPAGHLVLEVTENLIEGQSPTAVAALHELRAAGLKVSIDDFGTGYSSLSRLDTLPADVLKLDRSFVATLSTSPRRAQMLTSLVAMCRGLGLDVVAEGVETAEQEAAVRGVGCSFAQGWLYGRAVPLPELLAGLRPGAAALPQEAASRG; encoded by the coding sequence GTGACCTGGTCGACGGCTCCTGCGGTGGCGACACCCCGGATGATGGCGCGCGTCCTGGCCACCTTCTACATCGCCGCCGCGATCGCCGGGCTGTTCGCCGTCTTCGGGCCGGGCGCCCGGGCGGAGGGACGCTGGCAGATCTTTGGCATGGTGCTCCTCGTCCTGGTCTGCGGCACCGCCGCGTTCCGCTGGGGACCGTACTGGCCGCGCCGGGTCTTCCACCTGCCGGTCGCCTCGGCCTCCGCGCTGGTCGCCTGCGTCGTGCTGATCAGCCCCGACCCGGCCACCGCGGTCGCGGCGGCCGCGGTGCTGTCGTTCGTCGCCGTCGACGCCTGCTTCTTCTTCAGCCTGCGGCTGGCCTGGCTGCACCTGGCCTTCGGCATCACCGCGGTGACCGCCGCGCTGATGGCGCAGGGTGACGTCCCGGTGTCCATCGCGCTGGGGCTCGACGCGATCATCGTCGCGCTGGGCACCGTCGTCCGTGGCCTGGTGATCCGGGCGTCCAGCGCCAGCCGCGACCCGCTCACCGGGCTGGCCAACCGGCGTGGCTTCGACGACGGCCTGCAGGAGCTGCTGGCCAACGCGGGCCGCACCGGCGAGCGGCTGACGGCGGCCCTGCTCGACCTCGACCACTTCAAGCAGATCAACGACACCGCCGGTCACGAGGCCGGGGACCTGGTGCTGTGCCGGATCGCCGACGTCTGGCGCCGCGAGCTGCCGACCGGCGCCGTCCTGAGCCGGCACGGCGGCGACGAGTTCGCGCTCCTCCTGCCGGGGACGACGGGCCCGGACGCGCTGGAGCTGGTGCGGCGGATCGCCGCCCTGCACCCGGAGATCGGGCTGTCGGTCGGCCTCGCCGAGCACCATCGCGACCAGAGCGCCGCCGACCTGATGCGCCGCGCCGACCGTGCCCTCTACGACGCCAAGGCCGCGGGCCGCGGCCGGGCCGAGCTCGAGGGCGGGCCCGGCTCCGAGCTGGCGCGCGACCTCGAGGCCGCGCTGGCCGCCGGGGACGTCGAGGTGCACTACCAGCTGATCGTCGCCCTCGCCGACGGTGCGACCGTCGGCGTGGAGGCGCTGTCCCGCTGGACCCACCCGGAGCGCGGACCGCTGCCGCCGGCGGAGTTCGTCGCCGTCGCCGAGCACTCCGGCCTGATCGCCACCCTCGGCGCCCACGTGCTGCGCACCGCCTGTCGGCAGCTGGCCGGCGTCCGGACCCCGGCCGGCGAGCAGGTGACGCTGGGCGTCAACGTCTCCGGGCGCGAGCTGAGCGACCCCGACTACGCGCAGCGGGTGCACGCCGTCCTCGCCGAGACCGGGTTCCCCGCCGGGCACCTGGTGCTCGAGGTGACCGAGAACCTGATCGAGGGCCAGTCGCCGACCGCCGTCGCCGCGCTGCACGAGCTGCGCGCCGCCGGGCTCAAGGTGTCGATCGACGACTTCGGCACCGGCTACTCCTCGCTGAGCCGGCTGGACACCCTGCCGGCCGACGTCCTCAAGCTCGACCGGTCGTTCGTCGCCACCCTGAGCACCTCGCCGCGGCGGGCGCAGATGCTCACCAGCCTGGTCGCCATGTGCCGGGGCCTCGGCCTCGACGTCGTCGCCGAGGGCGTGGAGACCGCAGAGCAGGAGGCCGCAGTGCGCGGCGTCGGCTGCTCCTTCGCCCAGGGCTGGCTGTACGGGCGGGCCGTGCCGCTGCCCGAGCTGCTCGCCGGCCTCCGGCCCGGTGCGGCCGCCCTGCCGCAGGAAGCTGCCTCCCGTGGCTGA
- a CDS encoding putative bifunctional diguanylate cyclase/phosphodiesterase, whose translation MAEPAARSAAGARSGRRGGGALRQLRSGAPEVATPRTTARTLAVFYAFGGAAGLLALLGATPHSGRSWVIATIASSALLGAVVIGRWGPRWPRAVFHVPVAAATGLIGAAAALAPDPLTALAIASIIAFVAIDAFFFFRHGPALAHLGGAVLGISAVLLLRPDVPAPTVLALVTVVVALGTVTRDLVWRASSASCDPLTGLANRRGLDDALHELLAAADRRGEPLSAALLDLDHFKQVNDTDGHEAGDRVLLRVTEAWSAQLPPGAVLARHGGDEFALLLPGLTGPAALAEVQRLTALHPDIGVSGGVAQHVPGETRAQLMRRADAALYVAKDGGRNRCALDGAARDQLSTDLAGALAAGQLGVAFQPVVELSGNRVIGVEALARWDHPERGAVPPDEFIALAEQHGLLTALGEQALRTALGQLTGLREATGVHLLLGVNVSVRELAAADYPQRFAALLAEFGWSADQVVVEVTETQLESDAGAVRQNLEALRGLGAVVAADDFGTGYSSLSRIDVLPVQHLKLDTSFIASITTSPRRAQLLASIVALADNLGLGLVAEGVETVEQDAELRRLGVLLAQGWLYGRPMSVTDLAVWLDARSVDGAFAVAG comes from the coding sequence GTGGCTGAGCCGGCCGCCCGGTCCGCAGCAGGTGCCCGATCGGGACGACGGGGAGGTGGCGCGCTGCGGCAGCTCCGGTCGGGCGCGCCCGAGGTGGCGACGCCGCGGACGACGGCCCGCACCCTGGCCGTCTTCTACGCCTTCGGTGGCGCCGCCGGCCTGCTCGCCCTGCTGGGGGCGACGCCGCACTCCGGCCGTAGCTGGGTCATCGCGACGATCGCGAGCAGCGCCCTGCTCGGCGCAGTCGTGATCGGCCGCTGGGGCCCACGCTGGCCGCGCGCCGTCTTCCACGTCCCGGTCGCCGCGGCGACCGGCCTGATCGGGGCCGCCGCAGCGCTGGCCCCCGACCCGCTCACCGCGCTGGCCATCGCGTCGATCATCGCCTTCGTCGCGATCGACGCGTTCTTCTTCTTCCGCCACGGGCCGGCGCTCGCCCACCTGGGTGGCGCAGTGCTCGGCATCAGTGCCGTGCTCCTGCTGCGCCCGGACGTGCCGGCGCCCACCGTGCTGGCGCTGGTCACGGTGGTGGTCGCGCTGGGCACGGTGACCCGCGACCTCGTCTGGCGGGCGTCGAGCGCCAGCTGCGACCCGCTCACCGGGCTGGCGAACCGGCGTGGTCTGGACGACGCGCTGCACGAGCTGCTCGCCGCCGCCGACCGCCGCGGCGAACCGCTGTCCGCAGCGCTGCTGGACCTCGACCACTTCAAGCAGGTCAACGACACCGACGGGCACGAGGCCGGCGACCGGGTGCTGCTGCGGGTCACCGAGGCCTGGAGCGCCCAGCTCCCTCCCGGGGCGGTGCTCGCCCGGCACGGTGGCGACGAGTTCGCGCTGCTGCTCCCCGGCCTCACCGGCCCGGCCGCCCTGGCCGAGGTGCAACGGCTGACCGCGCTGCACCCGGACATCGGGGTCTCCGGCGGCGTCGCCCAGCACGTCCCGGGTGAGACCCGGGCCCAGCTGATGCGCCGGGCCGACGCCGCCCTCTACGTCGCCAAGGACGGCGGCCGCAACCGGTGCGCCCTCGACGGCGCCGCCCGCGACCAGCTGTCCACCGACCTCGCCGGAGCCCTCGCTGCCGGGCAGCTCGGCGTGGCGTTCCAGCCGGTGGTCGAGCTCAGCGGCAACCGGGTGATCGGCGTGGAGGCGCTGGCCCGGTGGGACCACCCCGAGCGTGGCGCCGTCCCGCCGGACGAGTTCATCGCCCTCGCCGAGCAGCACGGCCTGCTCACCGCGCTCGGTGAGCAGGCGCTGCGGACCGCGCTCGGGCAGCTCACCGGGCTGCGGGAGGCGACCGGTGTGCACCTGCTGCTCGGCGTGAACGTGTCGGTGCGGGAGCTGGCTGCCGCGGACTACCCGCAGCGCTTCGCCGCGCTGCTCGCCGAGTTCGGCTGGTCGGCCGACCAGGTCGTCGTCGAGGTCACCGAGACCCAGCTGGAGTCCGACGCCGGCGCCGTCCGGCAGAACCTCGAGGCGCTGAGAGGGCTGGGCGCCGTCGTCGCCGCCGACGACTTCGGCACCGGTTACTCGTCGCTGAGCCGGATCGACGTGCTGCCCGTCCAGCACCTCAAGCTCGACACGTCCTTCATCGCGTCGATCACCACCTCGCCGCGCCGCGCGCAGCTGCTGGCCAGCATCGTCGCGCTGGCCGACAACCTCGGTCTGGGGCTGGTCGCCGAGGGTGTCGAGACCGTCGAGCAGGACGCCGAGCTCCGCCGGCTCGGCGTCCTGCTCGCGCAGGGCTGGCTGTACGGCCGGCCGATGTCGGTGACCGACCTGGCGGTGTGGCTGGACGCGCGGTCGGTGGACGGCGCGTTCGCCGTCGCCGGCTGA
- a CDS encoding superinfection immunity protein, with the protein MGDSDGSGGGGFVVLMIVLVVLALYFTPTIIAFARGIADRGTVLVLNLFLGWTFVGWVVSLAMAARSRPEPVVLMAQPMISPAGPQPGWYRDPSDPSAERWWDGAGWGDTRRAVS; encoded by the coding sequence ATGGGCGACTCAGATGGCAGTGGGGGCGGCGGCTTCGTCGTCCTGATGATCGTGCTCGTGGTGCTCGCGCTCTACTTCACTCCCACGATCATCGCCTTCGCCCGGGGCATCGCTGATCGCGGCACGGTGCTGGTCCTCAACCTGTTCCTCGGTTGGACGTTCGTCGGATGGGTCGTCTCACTGGCGATGGCGGCTCGGAGTCGACCGGAGCCGGTCGTCCTGATGGCCCAGCCGATGATCAGCCCCGCGGGGCCACAGCCGGGCTGGTACCGCGATCCCTCGGACCCGTCGGCCGAACGCTGGTGGGACGGGGCGGGGTGGGGCGACACCCGACGCGCGGTCTCCTGA
- a CDS encoding response regulator transcription factor, whose translation MRVAIADDSPFFRQGLAVLLQSAGHDVVVLAADGVELLAELHAMPDRPDVVIIDVWMPPTHTDEGLVAAEQLHLVWPDLPVLLLSAHVQPSYATRLLAGGTRGRGLLSKDKVDDLGTLLDALTRLTTGGLVLDQDVVADLISQQRGTGELDRLSARERDVLRSMAEGRSNRSIAGTLHLSERTIEAHTASIFDKLGISAEGGDNRRVRAVLTWLRGHSVAATEP comes from the coding sequence GTGCGGGTGGCCATCGCGGACGACAGCCCCTTCTTCCGGCAGGGCCTCGCCGTGCTGCTGCAGAGCGCGGGTCACGATGTCGTCGTCCTCGCGGCGGACGGCGTCGAGCTGCTCGCCGAACTGCACGCCATGCCGGATCGACCCGACGTCGTCATCATCGACGTCTGGATGCCGCCCACCCACACCGACGAAGGACTCGTCGCCGCCGAGCAGCTGCACCTCGTGTGGCCCGACCTACCGGTGCTGTTGCTCTCCGCCCACGTGCAGCCGTCCTACGCCACCCGCCTGCTCGCCGGCGGCACCCGCGGCCGCGGACTGCTGTCGAAGGACAAGGTCGACGACCTCGGCACCCTGCTCGACGCCCTGACCCGGCTGACCACCGGTGGTCTGGTGCTCGACCAGGACGTGGTCGCGGACCTCATCTCCCAGCAGCGCGGCACCGGTGAGCTGGATCGGCTCAGTGCCCGTGAGCGCGACGTCCTCAGGTCCATGGCCGAAGGCCGGTCCAACCGGAGCATCGCCGGCACCCTGCACCTCAGCGAGCGGACCATCGAGGCGCACACGGCGAGCATCTTCGACAAGCTCGGCATCTCCGCGGAGGGTGGTGACAACCGCCGGGTCCGCGCAGTGCTGACCTGGTTGCGCGGCCACTCGGTGGCGGCAACGGAGCCATGA
- a CDS encoding histidine kinase — protein sequence MLVAVALTATGQFLLGRSRARRTGAPLVAVGVVWPTSVWGVVDHGAGPFLSWTLSGAAWALLGIAMLSYPSDLPWTRGVRIYVAVLVTVLVPVNVAQALVSQPEWNGFAAGAWWPALLPSRSWHVTTIVIYSTGCLALAAGAISLFVQRMRAASGIDRAALLPALLGVSTGAVIGAVTTSGQVLVASEQAWAAMVATQSIALLALPISVALTAVRTRLADVEMTKTVGQLVRPATPDAVERAVRTLLHDPSATVQFWSPERSGYIDGDGQPAVSGADRHRMTVEVHAASGDRLAQVVLDPRLGHHASLVDWTVTSIGLALENAWLQAQLRAQLGEVRASRTRILDAQLSERRRLGRNLHDGAQQKLLALSMRLEAARTRTSDETTQRELTEIKDQLRTALADIRDLARGLHPAVLTQAGLGAAVAEMVGRRSVPVLVDLPAQRLDELVESAAYFVISEAIANADKHAGAGTVSIRGRLLDGDFVLRISDDGHGGADADGAGLRGLADRVSALGGSFVVVSPPDGGTRVDVRIPAP from the coding sequence GTGCTCGTCGCCGTCGCGCTGACCGCCACCGGGCAGTTCCTCCTGGGGCGCTCCCGGGCCCGCCGAACGGGCGCCCCGCTGGTCGCGGTCGGTGTGGTCTGGCCGACCAGCGTGTGGGGGGTGGTCGACCACGGCGCCGGGCCGTTCCTCAGCTGGACGCTCAGCGGGGCCGCCTGGGCGTTGCTGGGGATCGCGATGCTCAGCTATCCCTCGGACCTGCCGTGGACCAGAGGGGTGCGCATCTACGTCGCCGTCCTGGTGACCGTCCTCGTCCCGGTCAACGTGGCCCAGGCGCTGGTCTCCCAGCCCGAGTGGAACGGATTCGCCGCCGGGGCCTGGTGGCCGGCCCTGCTGCCCTCGCGCAGCTGGCACGTCACGACGATCGTCATCTACTCGACGGGTTGCCTCGCGCTCGCCGCCGGCGCGATCAGTCTCTTCGTCCAGCGGATGCGGGCCGCTTCCGGGATCGACCGGGCGGCGCTGCTGCCCGCCTTGCTCGGGGTGAGCACCGGGGCGGTCATCGGCGCTGTGACGACCAGCGGGCAGGTCCTGGTGGCATCGGAGCAGGCGTGGGCGGCCATGGTGGCCACACAGAGCATTGCGCTGCTCGCACTGCCGATCAGCGTGGCGCTGACCGCGGTGCGCACCCGGCTGGCCGACGTCGAGATGACGAAGACGGTGGGTCAACTGGTCCGGCCGGCGACGCCGGATGCGGTGGAGCGCGCGGTCCGCACCCTGCTGCACGACCCGTCGGCGACGGTGCAGTTCTGGTCGCCGGAACGGTCCGGCTACATCGACGGGGACGGCCAGCCCGCCGTCTCGGGAGCCGATCGGCACCGGATGACCGTGGAGGTGCACGCCGCGTCCGGTGACCGACTGGCCCAAGTGGTGCTGGACCCACGGCTCGGACACCACGCGAGTCTCGTGGACTGGACGGTGACCTCGATCGGGCTGGCCCTGGAGAACGCCTGGTTGCAGGCCCAGCTCCGGGCCCAGCTGGGCGAGGTCCGAGCGTCACGCACCCGCATCCTCGACGCGCAGCTGAGCGAGCGACGGCGGCTCGGCCGCAACCTGCACGACGGGGCCCAGCAGAAGCTGCTCGCCCTGTCGATGCGGCTGGAGGCGGCGCGCACACGTACCTCGGACGAGACGACGCAGCGAGAGCTGACCGAGATCAAGGACCAGCTGCGCACAGCGCTGGCCGACATCCGGGATCTGGCCCGCGGTCTGCATCCTGCCGTGCTCACCCAGGCCGGGCTGGGCGCGGCGGTCGCCGAGATGGTGGGGCGCAGGTCGGTGCCTGTGCTGGTCGACCTGCCCGCCCAACGCCTGGACGAGCTGGTGGAGTCGGCCGCCTACTTCGTCATATCCGAAGCGATCGCCAATGCGGACAAGCACGCGGGCGCCGGGACCGTGTCGATCCGGGGCCGGCTGCTGGACGGCGACTTCGTCCTGCGCATCAGTGACGACGGCCACGGCGGCGCGGACGCCGACGGCGCCGGCCTGCGGGGACTGGCCGACCGGGTGAGCGCGCTCGGCGGGAGCTTCGTCGTCGTCAGCCCGCCGGACGGGGGCACGCGGGTCGACGTGCGGATCCCCGCACCGTGA